In Cryptomeria japonica chromosome 10, Sugi_1.0, whole genome shotgun sequence, a genomic segment contains:
- the LOC131053821 gene encoding cysteine-rich receptor-like protein kinase 1 — translation MEKSRAMAVRRWRVENTLRFTILFSILIIAPIRADPETRLLSYLCSTSLPNNATLFQNKLNSALASVVKEVVPSGFATKDEVASTDSVYVLAQCRKDKSSADCLNCIKVAENKIHNCSGVSVTAYYDGCYLRYENFNFYDLSYDQNFNSDVRPQALCGNVDATNSDLISATGRSLISDLYTETPRLKDYFAAETRQGPSNTTIYGLAFCLRSIPEDSCKNCLSNAQTNINKCFPVSEGRAIDVACYLRYSSVPFFPSNATINSARFLPTGKKATSPKSIIVGVVGGVFLLGFLTCLVVFGMQTMRPGQKKADIEGATKLRGPENFEFKILKKATNNFDQANKLGEGGFGEVFKGTLKNGKVVAVKKLTLGDSARAISEFESEVRLISNVHHRNLVRLLGCCRQGHERLLIYEYMPHSSLDRILFGKNKRLLSWKERFNIILGTARGLAYLHEEFHICIIHRDIKSSNILLDNSFQAKIADFGLARLLPNDKTHVSTRVAGTVGYTAPEYARYGQLTEKADTYSFGVVVLEIVSGRKSIDLKQPPDMQYLLQWVWGLHEDSKVLELIKSEKEMEGYKEEEVLRVINLALLCIQDSAKHRPSMSEVVTILLRKDEFDFQKHLHTSFEDMPSMKFTESSATITESLIAC, via the exons ATGGAAAAATCCAGAGCCATGGCTGTTAGACGCTGGCGAGTGGAGAATACTTTAAGGTTTACTATTTTATTTTCCATATTAATAATAGCCCCCATTAGAGCAGATCCAGAGACTAGACTTTTGTCGTACCTATGCAGTACCAGCCTCCCCAACAACGCAACCCTCTTTCAGAATAAATTGAACTCTGCGCTGGCATCTGTGGTGAAAGAAGTTGTTCCATCTGGATTTGCTACAAAAGACGAGGTGGCATCTACGGATTCAGTATACGTTCTGGCGCAGTGCAGAAAGGATAAGTCCTCTGCCGATTGCCTTAACTGCATAAAAGTTGCAGAGAACAAAATTCACAACTGCTCCGGTGTGTCCGTCACAGCGTACTACGACGGCTGTTATCTGCGTTATGAgaatttcaatttttatgatctgaGTTACGATCAGAATTTCAATTCTGATGTCAGACCACAAGCACTTTGCGGCAATGTCGACGCCACCAATTCCGATTTAATTTCCGCAACTGGTCGAAGTTTGATAAGTGATCTTTACACTGAAACTCCTCGACTAAAAGATTATTTTGCTGCGGAGACTAGACAAGGGCCCTCTAATACCACTATCTATGGACTTGCCTTCTGTTTACGTTCTATTCCAGAAGATTCCTGCAAAAATTGCCTGAGTAATGCTCAGACCAACATAAATAAGTGTTTTCCTGTCTCCGAGGGACGGGCTATAGACGTCGCCTGCTACTTGCGATACAGTTCCGTACCCTTTTTTCCAAGCAATGCGACTATCAACTCGGCACGTTTCTTACCCACAG GGAAGAAGGCGACTTCTCCAAAGTCGATAATAGTTGGTGTTGTGGGAGGGGTATTCCTGCTTGGCTTTCTAACTTGTCTCGTTGTCTTCGGGATGCAGACAATGCGGCCAGGCCAGAAAAAAG CGGATATTGAAGGAGCAACGAAACTCCGTGGGCCAGAAAATTTTGAGTTCAAGATACTGAAGAAGGCAACTAACAATTTTGATCAGGCAAATAAGCTTGGAGAAGGAGGGTTTGGTGAAGTATTTAAG GGTACGTTGAAAAATGGCAAAGTTGTGGCAGTAAAGAAGCTGACATTAGGTGACTCTGCACGTGCAATTTCTGAATTTGAAAGCGAAGTGAGACTCATTTCCAATGTTCATCACAGAAATCTTGTGCGTTTACTCGGATGTTGCAGACAAGGCCATGAAAGACTCCTGATTTATGAGTACATGCCCCATAGCAGCCTTGACAGAATATTATTTG GAAAAAATAAAAGACTTTTGAGCTGGAAGGAAAGGTTCAACATTATCCTGGGCACTGCTCGTGGGCTGGCGTATCTCCATGAGGAATTCCATATCTGTATCATCCATCGTGATATTAAATCAAGCAATATATTACTTGACAACAGCTTTCAGGCAAAAATAGCAGATTTTGGGCTCGCTAGACTTCTTCCTAATGATAAAACTCATGTTAGCACGAGAGTTGCAGGAACAGT AGGATACACGGCTCCTGAATATGCTAGGTATGGGCAATTAACAGAGAAAGCTGACACCTATAGCTTTGGTGTGGTAGTTCTCGAAATTGTCAGTGGTAGAAAAAGCATTGACTTGAAGCAACCACCTGATATGCAGTATCTTCTTCAATGG GTTTGGGGACTACACGAAGATAGCAAGGTTTTAGAGTTAATTAAAAGTGAAAAGGAGATGGAAGGgtataaggaagaagaggtgttgAGGGTGATAAACCTTGCACTTCTTTGCATACAAGATTCTGCCAAGCATAGGCCATCAATGTCTGAGGTCGTGACAATACTCTTAAGGAAAGATGAGTTTGATTTTCAGAAACATCTACATACATCTTTCGAAGACATGCCGTCCATGAAATTTACAGAATCAAGTGCAACAATTACAGAATCCCTTATTGCTTGTTAA